From the Bdellovibrio reynosensis genome, one window contains:
- a CDS encoding flagellar hook protein FlgE: protein MGILSSLYTGVSGMTAQGEALGVIGDNIANANTIGFKASRAEFQDIISKNLKGILGGNQIGRGVKIGAVNPILSQGNVDATEKVTDLAISGDGYFKVKGSDGESYTRDGSFHFDKEGYLVTNDNQKVQGFAADEKGNIVNKMTDIKFPRALVPAKGTKEIKMDLNLDSRMEATKKFDIKDPYSTSHYSTGVEMYDSQGNKHLVSFFFNKTADREWEFKGLVDGKEVTGGEEGMMSQVCAGKLKFTVDGKLDSQETTDSNFNFAGGALQGQQVKLNFGDAIKDGGKGLDGTKQYGKNSDLISWNQDGAAAGTITGLSFNDEGTLTAVYSNGQAADLAQIALAKFENPEAMFKVGNNRLKESRESGAASMGAPGAAGRGKLFAKSLERSTVDLATEFVNMIQNQRGFQANAKTITTTDELLNEVIQLKR from the coding sequence ATGGGTATTCTTTCATCTCTTTACACGGGTGTGTCTGGTATGACTGCGCAAGGCGAAGCCTTGGGAGTTATCGGGGACAATATCGCCAACGCTAACACGATTGGTTTCAAAGCCAGCCGTGCAGAATTCCAAGATATTATTTCTAAAAACTTAAAAGGTATTCTTGGTGGTAACCAAATCGGTCGTGGTGTGAAGATCGGTGCAGTAAACCCAATCCTTTCTCAAGGTAACGTAGATGCTACTGAAAAAGTAACGGACCTAGCTATCTCTGGTGACGGTTACTTCAAAGTTAAAGGTTCTGATGGCGAGTCTTACACTCGTGACGGTTCTTTCCACTTTGATAAAGAAGGTTACCTAGTAACTAACGACAATCAAAAAGTTCAAGGTTTCGCGGCAGACGAAAAGGGCAATATCGTTAACAAAATGACTGATATCAAATTCCCTCGCGCTCTAGTTCCAGCGAAAGGTACAAAAGAAATCAAAATGGATCTGAACTTGGATTCGCGCATGGAAGCGACTAAGAAGTTCGATATCAAAGATCCATATTCAACTTCGCACTATTCTACTGGTGTTGAGATGTATGACTCTCAAGGTAACAAACACCTTGTTAGCTTCTTCTTCAATAAAACTGCTGACCGTGAATGGGAATTCAAAGGTTTGGTTGACGGTAAAGAAGTTACCGGTGGCGAAGAAGGCATGATGTCTCAAGTATGCGCTGGTAAATTGAAATTTACTGTTGACGGTAAATTAGACAGCCAAGAGACAACTGATTCTAATTTCAACTTCGCGGGTGGTGCTCTTCAAGGCCAACAAGTGAAATTGAACTTCGGTGACGCGATTAAAGACGGCGGTAAAGGTCTTGATGGTACAAAACAATACGGTAAAAACTCTGACTTGATTTCTTGGAATCAAGATGGTGCGGCTGCCGGTACTATCACTGGTCTTTCATTCAATGACGAAGGTACTTTGACAGCGGTTTATTCGAACGGACAAGCTGCTGACTTAGCGCAAATCGCTCTTGCGAAATTCGAAAATCCAGAAGCGATGTTCAAAGTTGGTAACAACCGTTTGAAAGAATCTCGTGAGTCAGGTGCAGCTTCTATGGGTGCTCCAGGCGCTGCTGGTCGCGGTAAATTGTTCGCTAAATCTTTAGAAAGATCGACAGTGGACCTTGCGACAGAGTTCGTAAACATGATCCAAAACCAACGTGGTTTCCAAGCGAATGCGAAGACAATCACGACGACAGATGAACTTCTTAACGAAGTGATTCAGTTGAAACGCTAA
- a CDS encoding magnesium transporter MgtE N-terminal domain-containing protein produces MKSGYDQFFQNARKVADQNGGPVKFQKKPASPRLQLDLASEDVEQQLRRRMRMTQAKKKKRTTIPWKLVGVSFMGLIVAIWGFQNYEQVENIVKRVEIQMTGEAIAQPEAEKPAVAAPAEATPKEESAALSSVEIDHLQKLNDRKKELDAREEELNRVETELQTQRVELEKRLKELEEMRSKISGMLEDRVKVDDEKVDTLVQMYSNMKAPQAAKVFETMDEDLAVEILGRMKKKNAADIMNLLKPEKAQILSEMFAGYKRRPASK; encoded by the coding sequence ATGAAAAGCGGATACGATCAATTCTTCCAAAATGCTCGCAAAGTTGCTGATCAAAATGGCGGCCCTGTGAAATTTCAAAAGAAACCAGCAAGCCCAAGATTGCAATTGGATCTAGCATCAGAAGACGTTGAACAACAACTTCGCCGTCGTATGCGCATGACTCAGGCAAAAAAGAAAAAACGCACGACAATTCCTTGGAAACTTGTGGGTGTTTCATTCATGGGTTTGATTGTTGCTATCTGGGGATTTCAAAACTACGAACAAGTTGAAAACATTGTTAAGCGTGTAGAAATTCAGATGACAGGCGAAGCGATCGCTCAACCAGAAGCTGAAAAACCAGCAGTGGCAGCTCCTGCTGAAGCCACTCCAAAAGAAGAATCAGCAGCTCTTAGCAGTGTTGAAATTGATCACCTGCAAAAATTGAATGATCGCAAAAAAGAATTGGATGCGAGAGAAGAAGAGCTGAATCGCGTCGAGACAGAATTACAAACGCAAAGAGTAGAACTAGAAAAGCGTCTTAAAGAACTGGAAGAAATGCGCAGCAAAATTTCCGGCATGCTTGAAGACCGCGTGAAGGTTGACGACGAAAAAGTCGATACCTTGGTACAGATGTATTCGAATATGAAGGCACCCCAAGCGGCTAAAGTCTTTGAGACGATGGACGAGGATTTGGCAGTTGAAATACTTGGACGTATGAAAAAGAAGAATGCTGCTGATATTATGAATTTACTAAAACCGGAAAAAGCTCAGATCTTGTCTGAGATGTTTGCGGGTTATAAAAGAAGACCTGCCAGCAAATAG
- a CDS encoding FliI/YscN family ATPase, whose protein sequence is MHSLELDLEKYMDVIDSAHLTRDSGKVTEVNGMLIKGYLPGASVGSIVTINPSGTDKSFLAEVVGFKDKHVLMMALNDMRGVALGSKITMSRQIATVRAGDELLGRVVDGLGRPLDSKGEVENFREVPLYSEVRNPLERRPIREPIDLGIRAINGALTSGLGQRVAIMAGSGVGKSVLLGMMARNTNADVNVIAMIGERGREVREFIEHDLGPEGMARSVVVCVTSDQSPLLRMRGAYVATALAEYFCAQGKNVLLMMDSVTRFAMAQREIGLSTGEPPSQKGYTPSVFATLPKLLERAGSFEGEGSITGFYTTLVEGDDMNDPIGDSVRSIVDGHIVLSRALAQKGHFPAIDIMQSASRVMRAVSSSEHTKLAQKLRETLAVYKDAEDLINIGAYKPGSNPKIDKAVKVIDQVNEFLKQRVEDPSNFTQTVRQMQQILMNA, encoded by the coding sequence TATTGATTCTGCCCATTTGACCCGCGATAGCGGCAAAGTAACAGAAGTAAATGGCATGTTGATCAAAGGTTATCTTCCGGGTGCCAGTGTTGGCAGTATCGTCACGATTAATCCAAGTGGAACTGATAAGTCTTTCTTAGCCGAAGTTGTTGGCTTTAAAGATAAGCACGTCTTGATGATGGCACTAAACGACATGAGAGGCGTGGCTTTGGGATCTAAGATCACCATGTCCCGCCAAATCGCCACAGTCCGTGCGGGCGATGAACTTTTAGGTCGCGTGGTGGATGGCTTAGGCCGTCCTTTAGATTCTAAAGGTGAAGTAGAAAATTTTAGAGAAGTTCCCTTATACAGCGAAGTTCGTAATCCTTTAGAAAGACGTCCTATCCGTGAACCTATTGACCTTGGTATTCGCGCTATTAATGGCGCATTAACCTCTGGCCTGGGCCAACGTGTCGCTATTATGGCGGGTTCGGGTGTGGGTAAGTCTGTGCTTTTAGGGATGATGGCTAGAAATACCAACGCCGATGTTAATGTCATCGCCATGATCGGTGAACGTGGTCGTGAAGTTCGTGAGTTTATCGAACACGATTTGGGCCCTGAAGGCATGGCAAGATCCGTTGTGGTTTGTGTGACCAGTGATCAAAGCCCGCTATTACGTATGCGTGGTGCTTACGTGGCAACAGCCTTGGCAGAGTATTTCTGCGCGCAAGGTAAGAATGTTTTATTGATGATGGATTCAGTCACTCGTTTTGCGATGGCTCAACGTGAAATCGGTCTTAGCACTGGTGAACCGCCATCTCAAAAAGGTTATACGCCGAGTGTTTTTGCGACTTTACCAAAGCTTTTAGAGCGTGCCGGGTCTTTTGAAGGCGAAGGCAGTATCACTGGTTTTTATACGACCCTGGTTGAAGGGGATGACATGAACGATCCTATCGGGGATTCCGTTCGTTCTATCGTGGATGGTCACATCGTACTAAGCCGTGCTTTAGCGCAAAAGGGTCATTTCCCTGCGATTGATATCATGCAAAGTGCAAGTCGTGTGATGAGAGCCGTTTCATCATCTGAACACACGAAGCTTGCGCAAAAATTAAGAGAAACTTTAGCTGTCTACAAAGACGCCGAGGATTTGATCAACATCGGGGCCTATAAGCCAGGATCAAATCCAAAAATTGATAAAGCGGTGAAGGTCATTGACCAGGTGAACGAGTTCTTAAAACAAAGAGTCGAAGATCCATCGAACTTCACGCAAACCGTCCGTCAGATGCAGCAGATTTTAATGAACGCCTGA
- a CDS encoding flagellar hook assembly protein FlgD: MTVVGTKLGVNAFGKTQAKAENPGASNISAHDKDKLGGEDVGAVLNKIADANWTDPSKKARVAGNPNLDKDAFFKLMLTQMKNQDPTNPMKSHEMAAQLANFSSLEQMQNMNRTLEGMKEGQKPTENFQALNLIGKAVAGDSSKVVRGPNDKEHDFKFSLPMDAAEVSVKVRDPEGNIVRTYNLRGLKQGENKLTWNGEDERAMKSPAGEYSFIAEGKTADGKKIGIKSDFDGVITGVSYSSEGPVLHVGNQAIRFSDVKKITDPRLMSNDQKINDVTNLDLKKDDAKGQTMKEASVEAQKTSTNSAPIAKSNIMESVGLDRGMMEKLAKETAR, from the coding sequence ATGACAGTCGTAGGTACAAAATTAGGAGTAAACGCCTTCGGAAAAACGCAAGCAAAAGCGGAAAACCCAGGTGCGTCTAATATCAGTGCCCATGACAAAGATAAATTGGGTGGAGAAGACGTTGGTGCGGTCTTAAATAAAATCGCCGATGCCAATTGGACGGATCCATCTAAGAAAGCGCGTGTTGCTGGTAATCCGAATTTGGATAAAGATGCGTTCTTTAAATTGATGCTGACACAAATGAAGAATCAAGATCCAACGAACCCAATGAAGAGTCATGAGATGGCAGCACAGCTTGCCAACTTCTCTTCACTAGAGCAAATGCAGAACATGAACAGAACATTGGAAGGAATGAAAGAAGGTCAAAAGCCGACTGAAAATTTCCAAGCTCTGAACTTGATCGGAAAAGCAGTTGCGGGTGATTCTTCGAAAGTTGTGCGCGGACCAAATGATAAAGAACACGATTTCAAATTCAGCTTACCGATGGACGCTGCAGAAGTGTCTGTGAAAGTTCGCGATCCAGAGGGAAATATCGTTCGCACTTACAATCTTCGCGGTTTGAAACAAGGTGAAAACAAACTTACTTGGAACGGTGAAGACGAAAGAGCAATGAAATCTCCAGCAGGAGAATATTCATTCATCGCAGAAGGAAAAACTGCGGATGGTAAAAAGATCGGTATCAAATCTGACTTCGACGGTGTGATCACAGGCGTAAGTTATTCAAGTGAAGGACCGGTTCTTCACGTAGGAAACCAAGCGATTCGTTTCTCTGACGTGAAAAAGATTACGGACCCTCGTCTTATGAGTAACGACCAGAAAATAAATGATGTTACAAACCTAGACTTGAAGAAAGATGATGCTAAAGGACAAACTATGAAAGAGGCAAGTGTTGAAGCACAAAAGACTTCTACTAACTCTGCTCCTATAGCAAAATCGAATATCATGGAATCAGTCGGATTAGACAGAGGCATGATGGAGAAGCTGGCTAAGGAGACAGCGAGGTAA
- a CDS encoding flagellar hook-length control protein FliK: MLTNIVGPPIVGATTDLKSLSEKAQEKGFKGSGSDSAFGKALEEKISSKALPKDTKESAQKEMRQKENERPQPDAKKTEKEVVKPDGKVAKKATVRQQAIQEFMDSFESEFNISPTRLVEAMAQLDNNQLVQSPEITAQAVIDQLDLPDAEADKAAAMYAALLAQLNQLPQQPKQPEMVAGAGVMSKQNMDLRMAAAQGKQDSMGASVDRLNKNFWMTNQPKEMPGAAPSLEGKLLQNISIDEDSMLSEEMIPQQDGMELTGMETPEAPQAPKAPAPQGPKLEELPPHLQGQMKSAMPPALLAALAAKKAAEAAASAEGKGSDEAALMNEFQQAAQAPKLDKAAPLNAQAAQVNGKAAQEFFQQNQSQGQSWMQQNTKEFAQQGLSKGEAATKLTEKAADFKQSLTGLEGLHGAPIKGETLGMQNATPMAAAAAPQAPVNQAEHDAAVKQLMNQAQYLIKKGGGEMKVEMTPEGMGKIHLKVMLQDGKVNLEMAADTKEAKKAIESSLAELKTSLAAQKLSMENVKVDVVNSTSADTATQNQPNMNGRDQHQQTRQFWNQFNENFGSQGRREGYSEVPNLKGYGAKQRDPLQPVEVASTSARVRGVEGKGSGLNLVA; the protein is encoded by the coding sequence TTGTTAACAAATATAGTCGGCCCTCCCATAGTGGGTGCGACGACGGATTTGAAATCCCTGAGCGAAAAAGCGCAGGAAAAAGGTTTCAAAGGTTCCGGCTCCGATTCTGCCTTCGGTAAAGCTCTCGAAGAAAAGATATCTTCAAAAGCTCTTCCGAAAGACACAAAAGAATCAGCGCAAAAAGAGATGAGGCAAAAAGAAAATGAACGGCCTCAACCTGATGCGAAGAAGACGGAAAAAGAAGTCGTCAAACCAGACGGGAAAGTAGCCAAGAAGGCGACGGTTCGACAGCAGGCAATTCAAGAGTTCATGGACTCCTTCGAGAGTGAATTCAATATCTCCCCCACACGACTTGTGGAGGCGATGGCCCAGCTGGACAATAACCAACTTGTACAATCCCCTGAAATCACAGCCCAAGCTGTGATTGATCAATTGGATTTGCCTGACGCAGAAGCAGACAAAGCTGCGGCGATGTATGCTGCTTTGCTAGCGCAGTTAAATCAATTGCCTCAACAGCCTAAGCAACCAGAAATGGTCGCTGGAGCTGGTGTTATGTCCAAACAGAACATGGATCTGCGCATGGCTGCTGCCCAAGGCAAGCAGGATTCTATGGGTGCGTCGGTGGATCGTCTGAATAAAAATTTCTGGATGACCAACCAACCTAAAGAAATGCCAGGTGCCGCACCCTCATTGGAAGGCAAGCTTTTACAAAACATTTCTATCGATGAAGATTCTATGTTGTCAGAGGAAATGATTCCTCAGCAGGACGGCATGGAGTTAACAGGAATGGAAACTCCTGAAGCACCGCAGGCTCCTAAAGCACCGGCTCCGCAAGGACCGAAACTTGAAGAGTTGCCACCGCATTTGCAAGGTCAAATGAAGTCGGCAATGCCTCCGGCACTTCTTGCTGCCTTGGCTGCGAAAAAAGCGGCTGAAGCGGCTGCAAGCGCAGAAGGTAAAGGAAGTGACGAAGCTGCATTGATGAATGAATTTCAGCAAGCAGCCCAAGCGCCGAAACTTGATAAGGCTGCGCCACTAAATGCGCAAGCTGCGCAAGTGAATGGCAAGGCCGCTCAGGAATTCTTCCAGCAAAACCAATCCCAAGGCCAATCTTGGATGCAGCAAAATACCAAAGAATTTGCGCAACAAGGTTTAAGCAAAGGTGAAGCGGCAACGAAGCTGACTGAAAAGGCAGCGGACTTTAAGCAAAGCCTTACAGGCTTAGAGGGGCTTCATGGGGCGCCAATCAAGGGCGAAACTTTAGGAATGCAGAATGCAACGCCAATGGCGGCAGCTGCGGCTCCTCAAGCGCCAGTGAATCAAGCCGAACATGATGCAGCAGTGAAGCAACTGATGAATCAAGCGCAATACCTGATTAAAAAAGGTGGCGGCGAGATGAAGGTTGAAATGACTCCCGAGGGGATGGGAAAAATCCACCTGAAAGTCATGCTTCAAGACGGAAAAGTAAATCTAGAAATGGCGGCTGATACCAAAGAAGCCAAGAAGGCCATCGAGTCTAGTCTAGCTGAACTGAAAACCAGTCTTGCTGCTCAGAAGCTCTCAATGGAAAATGTAAAGGTGGATGTGGTTAACTCGACATCTGCGGATACTGCTACGCAAAACCAACCTAATATGAACGGAAGAGATCAGCATCAGCAAACTCGCCAGTTCTGGAATCAGTTCAATGAGAACTTCGGTTCACAAGGACGTCGCGAAGGCTATTCTGAGGTTCCGAACCTAAAAGGTTATGGTGCAAAACAACGTGATCCTCTTCAACCTGTTGAAGTCGCAAGCACATCAGCTCGCGTTCGCGGTGTAGAAGGTAAAGGATCGGGTTTAAATTTAGTAGCATAG
- a CDS encoding TIGR02530 family flagellar biosynthesis protein, whose product MVDLKKIQTFDQLVPQTPGKVKQPNLNDGGPSFKDTLSDIAGVKPQGVGQVNPQALNKAVEGVKFSNHAIERMRTRGISYSPEDISKLSDAISRAAAKGSKDSLVLMNDSALIVSVKNNTVVTVMDKNALKENVFTNIDSTVVI is encoded by the coding sequence ATGGTCGATTTAAAGAAGATTCAGACATTTGATCAACTCGTTCCACAGACGCCAGGCAAGGTTAAACAACCAAACCTGAACGACGGTGGACCTTCCTTCAAGGATACCTTGAGCGACATCGCAGGCGTAAAGCCCCAAGGTGTTGGACAAGTAAATCCCCAAGCTCTTAACAAGGCTGTGGAAGGAGTGAAGTTCTCGAACCACGCGATTGAGCGTATGAGAACCCGGGGAATAAGTTATTCTCCAGAGGATATCTCAAAGCTGTCAGACGCGATCTCGAGAGCGGCGGCGAAAGGTTCCAAGGATTCATTAGTGTTAATGAATGACTCGGCACTGATCGTTAGCGTGAAGAACAACACAGTTGTGACTGTGATGGACAAGAATGCATTGAAAGAAAATGTATTCACGAACATCGACTCAACAGTGGTTATCTAG
- the fliJ gene encoding flagellar export protein FliJ produces the protein MKFQFPLQKVLEHRKIKENLAQKDFQEAMTLMNQETDKLDQMEQQKTNAHEQAGLLSQQGGAQGPALSQIHEFLKGQEIRIHRQKQKIQEIEKLVEAKREILRQAAQEYKIMDKMRENKFQEYRLERLAQDQKDMDEQSILRFKSVKE, from the coding sequence ATGAAATTCCAATTCCCCCTGCAAAAGGTGTTAGAGCATCGCAAGATCAAAGAGAATCTAGCGCAAAAAGACTTTCAAGAAGCTATGACCCTGATGAATCAAGAAACTGATAAGCTTGATCAGATGGAGCAGCAAAAAACCAATGCTCACGAGCAGGCTGGATTGTTATCCCAACAAGGCGGGGCCCAAGGTCCAGCTCTAAGCCAAATCCATGAATTCCTAAAGGGCCAGGAAATCCGCATCCACAGGCAAAAGCAAAAAATTCAAGAAATCGAAAAATTGGTCGAGGCTAAAAGAGAGATTTTGCGACAAGCGGCTCAGGAATATAAAATCATGGATAAGATGCGCGAAAATAAGTTTCAAGAGTACCGTCTTGAAAGACTCGCGCAGGACCAAAAAGACATGGATGAACAAAGCATCCTGCGCTTTAAATCTGTGAAGGAATAG
- a CDS encoding response regulator transcription factor, with protein MRCLVVEDDNEIATIVKQGLGELEGDVEVESNGRRAYERALTNQYDIIVLDLMLPEMDGYTFAKSLREKEVNTPILILSALRELDDRLKGLSMGGDDYLTKPFAMAELQIRVKNLLKRAQKASEVTQLVFQDLKLNRLNRDVVRAGRKLDLQEREFVLLDLFMSNPNKIIGKQTILKEVWNYDFDPQTNVVDVLVCRLRNKLEKDFPTRLIYTVRGVGYVLKSS; from the coding sequence ATGAGATGCTTAGTTGTAGAAGACGATAACGAGATCGCAACGATTGTGAAACAAGGATTGGGCGAGCTTGAAGGCGACGTGGAAGTTGAATCCAACGGTCGTCGCGCTTACGAACGCGCTCTTACAAATCAGTACGATATTATTGTATTAGATTTAATGCTTCCTGAAATGGACGGTTACACTTTCGCCAAATCTTTGCGTGAAAAAGAAGTAAACACACCGATCCTAATTCTTAGCGCCCTACGCGAACTTGATGACCGTCTTAAAGGTCTAAGCATGGGTGGCGATGATTACCTTACAAAACCTTTCGCAATGGCAGAGTTGCAAATTCGCGTAAAGAATTTGTTAAAGCGCGCGCAGAAGGCTTCTGAAGTTACTCAGTTGGTTTTCCAAGATTTGAAATTGAATCGTTTAAATCGTGATGTCGTTCGTGCCGGTCGCAAATTGGATCTTCAAGAAAGAGAATTCGTTCTTCTTGATTTATTCATGAGCAATCCCAACAAGATCATCGGAAAACAAACTATTCTAAAAGAAGTTTGGAATTATGATTTCGATCCGCAAACAAACGTGGTAGACGTTTTAGTATGTCGTTTGCGCAACAAATTGGAAAAAGATTTCCCTACACGACTTATTTATACGGTCAGAGGTGTAGGATATGTTCTTAAGTCGTCTTAA